A single Paenibacillus sp. FSL R5-0517 DNA region contains:
- a CDS encoding RidA family protein: MKIDKITRKNPANMPAPVGQYTHITRIPRNAELFVTSGQIGADANGLFPDSLNEQVTNTFNNIKTVLESECLEAEHVIKVNVWATEKIDWNHLYAKWGQLFNANYPAMTIGYITELGLPEIKIEIELWAAKV; encoded by the coding sequence ATGAAAATTGATAAAATCACCAGAAAAAATCCAGCGAATATGCCAGCTCCTGTAGGACAATACACGCATATTACAAGAATTCCGAGGAACGCAGAGCTATTCGTAACTTCGGGTCAAATTGGAGCAGATGCAAATGGACTCTTTCCGGACAGTCTGAATGAGCAAGTTACTAATACATTTAATAATATCAAAACAGTGCTCGAATCTGAGTGTTTAGAGGCCGAACATGTTATCAAAGTAAACGTATGGGCAACCGAGAAAATCGATTGGAATCATTTATATGCCAAATGGGGACAATTATTTAATGCAAATTATCCTGCAATGACGATTGGATATATTACGGAGTTAGGTCTGCCAGAGATTAAAATTGAAATAGAGCTTTGGGCGGCAAAAGTTTAA
- a CDS encoding S8 family peptidase — protein sequence MWLWLGVFGFISLAIIVFVYRFLDQRAESKFHPHAPKQLLVKFKEGTTPDEMHTLHKKGRCKVAETYEDLGWYRVESRKKMHRILKHYKDHELIEHAEPNYLVEASFTPNDPFFPYQYNLSKINAPAAWDITQSNSSVKIAIIDTGVQLNHPELASKLIPGYDYVDYDNIPEDGNGHGTHVAGIAASVTNNGVGIAGAAPLASIVPLRVLDNNGQGTVGNVGNGLVYAANNGVQVVNLSLGGPMGDAFLQAAVQYAWDRGAVIIAAAGNDNTTFPIVPASYPNVIAVASTNPSDLKSNFSNYGSWVDMAAPGDTILSTYLGGSYAYLSGTSMAAPHVAGVAALLAAQGKTNAQIRDALCFASDPVSGSGVYWTYGRLNAYRSLQVP from the coding sequence ATGTGGTTATGGTTAGGTGTTTTTGGTTTCATTTCGCTAGCAATAATCGTGTTCGTGTATCGTTTTCTGGACCAACGTGCCGAGAGCAAGTTTCACCCCCATGCTCCCAAGCAGCTCTTAGTCAAATTCAAGGAAGGTACAACACCAGATGAGATGCACACCCTTCACAAAAAAGGCAGATGTAAAGTCGCGGAAACATACGAGGATTTGGGTTGGTACCGTGTGGAATCCCGCAAAAAAATGCACCGGATCCTGAAACATTACAAAGATCATGAGTTGATTGAACATGCAGAGCCAAATTACCTTGTTGAGGCTTCCTTCACCCCTAATGACCCTTTCTTCCCTTACCAGTATAACCTGTCCAAAATCAATGCACCCGCTGCATGGGATATCACTCAAAGTAACAGCTCTGTTAAAATCGCCATTATCGACACTGGTGTACAGCTAAACCACCCAGAATTGGCTTCCAAGCTCATCCCCGGTTACGATTATGTTGATTATGATAATATCCCTGAAGACGGGAACGGACATGGTACCCATGTAGCAGGGATCGCTGCTTCTGTTACCAACAATGGTGTGGGAATCGCAGGCGCTGCACCACTTGCATCCATCGTTCCGCTCCGGGTCCTGGATAACAACGGGCAAGGAACGGTCGGTAATGTCGGTAACGGTCTTGTCTATGCTGCCAATAACGGTGTACAGGTGGTTAACCTGAGCCTTGGTGGTCCGATGGGAGACGCATTCCTTCAAGCTGCTGTGCAGTATGCCTGGGACCGTGGAGCCGTAATTATTGCTGCAGCCGGCAACGACAACACTACATTCCCGATCGTACCCGCATCGTATCCCAACGTCATTGCTGTCGCTTCAACCAATCCTTCCGATCTCAAATCCAATTTCTCCAACTATGGTTCGTGGGTCGATATGGCTGCACCAGGAGATACCATCCTATCCACCTATCTGGGTGGTTCGTATGCCTACCTAAGTGGAACATCCATGGCAGCACCACATGTGGCTGGAGTAGCCGCACTTCTCGCTGCACAAGGTAAAACCAATGCCCAGATTCGGGATGCACTATGCTTCGCTTCTGATCCAGTATCCGGCTCCGGAGTCTACTGGACTTATGGACGATTGAATGCCTATAGGAGCTTACAGGTGCCATAA